In one Rutidosis leptorrhynchoides isolate AG116_Rl617_1_P2 chromosome 8, CSIRO_AGI_Rlap_v1, whole genome shotgun sequence genomic region, the following are encoded:
- the LOC139864067 gene encoding uncharacterized protein yields MAIFHWLVIQGGVPVKEVLSYRRCLRPGSDDKCGWCGIHVESIDHLFLHCSWSHHIWSALFNWWNVSWIIPSSMLEFSSDWINGMGIKAANFWSLIGPVTIWAIWLARNELVFNGVYSCWAATVSRIKLKVFNGSLTRKSVRVINFICGAFNLGV; encoded by the coding sequence ATGGCGATATTCCATTGGTTGGTCATACAAGGAGGGGTTCCTGTTAAAGAAGTGTTGAGTTATCGTCGTTGCTTGAGGCCCGGTTCGGATGACAAGTGCGGGTGGTGCGGGATTCATGTTGAATCGATTGATCATTTATTCCTCCATTGTTCATGGTCTCATCATATTTGGTCGGCTTTATTCAATTGGTGGAACGTGTCTTGGATCATCCCGTCTTCTATGCTTGAATTTTCTAGTGATTGGATCAATGGGATGGGTATTAAGGCGGCCAACTTTTGGAGTTTAATAGGCCCGGTCACGATTTGGGCTATTTGGCTTGCGAGAAACGAATTGGTGTTTAATGGTGTATACTCTTGTTGGGCCGCAACGGTTTCTCGGATTAAGCTTAAAGTTTTCAATGGCTCGTTAACGCGAAAAAGTGTGAGAGTTATCAATTTTATATGTGGAGCTTTCAACCTTGGAGTTTAA